AAACCATCTTTTGTTTTCAAAATACGCCAAATAATCCAAAGCTTCTGTTACGTGTTCTTTGAACATATCAAAAAACTTTTGGAGGTCCTTTTCTGAATATTTAGTGCATTTGGGCTCATAAATTCTCTGGGCTTGAAATTTTTCTATGAAAATATCGTCGTAGAAATCGGCGTTTATGCAGATTTCGTAAAATATGTTGTATAACTTGTATGGTTCACAAAGCTCAAGAGGAATTTTTATCCTGAAGAAAAGTTTGCTTTCTTCGAGAACTATCTGAGTTAGAAACAGTATTGAAAAATTTATTTCTGAAACCTGCCTTAAAAGAGGATTAACTTTGCTTTCCGGAATACTCAGGAAAGGGGCGTCTATATACAGGGAATCTTCGGAGATTTTCAAGTTCAGTACTATAGAACCGTGAGGTATGCTGAATTGGTCTCCGGTTTTATTTCCGTATTTCTTAATAACTTCCGGATTCAGGTAATTTAAAAAGTTGATGACTGTTTGTCTGAATTTCTTGTCGTTGAAGGAATCGATGGTGACTTGCCATCTATTGGTAAAATCTGTCAGACCTATTAAACCTCCGATAGGTTTTTCATAAAGATACGAATTGTTCATCATACCTCCGTTCCCTGAGATTGTTTTTAGCCAACATTTACGAAAGAAAGATTTTTTTGTTCAGAAGTTAAAACTATCACTTTCTCCGGTTTAAAACCTATTACTTTATTTTTGCACAAAAATCAACGATATACCTTCCCGAAGCGAAACTTCAGCTGTGTCGCTTGTGAAAACATTGCTCAAACCCCTGCTGCCTAACCTGATGTCGGTGTTGATGACTTCGTATTGGAATCCTTTCAAGGAAAGACCTTTTATGTTTTCGCCAAAAGGAAAAATTGAAAATATTTTGTCTTTGAAGTTTCCTTTCAATGTTATTTCGCAAGGACCAGAAACGGCAGAAATAGACCATTCGTCGTCAACAATTTCAATTACTTGGGGCTTTTTGAATAGAAGAGATAGATTTGAAAAATAATGATCAGGTCTTTTTCCAAGTGCGTTTACAAGATAAATTTTTTCAGGATGAAACGAAAGCGCGAAATCAACAGAAAGTTCTGCGTCGCTGAAATCTTTTTCAGAGGGAAAAATAATTTTTTTTGTCTTTTCAGGAACTTCCAACGAGGATGAATCGTTGTCTCCAATAAAATAGTCGGGAATTATGCCGTAAATTGCCAATTTATCGTAGCCTCCGTCAGATGCAATTACAATATCGGATGCATGGGCTACTTCTGGGGTCTTTTTAGTGTTTTCTCCGGAGAGGGAAATACAAATTTTCATTTGATTAGAGATGATCCTGCGACTTCATCGGCTAAAATTTTGTTTTTGAATTTTTCTAAAATTGAAAGGGCAAAATCAAATACTGTGCCGGGGCCCTGGCTTGTCAAAATACTGCCGTCAAGACAAATCCTTGAATCTGAATAACTGCCGCTATGAATCTGGCTTTTTACAGACGGGTGACACGTGAATGATTTTCCTTGAAGGATTCCGGCTCTGTCCAAAATCAGCGGAGCTGCGCAGATTGCGGCAATGTTTTTTTTCTCGCTGTAGAAATAATTCACGAGATCGAGTATCGATTGTGATTTTGCAAGCGTTTGGACTGCTTTTAACCCTCCAGGAAAAATCAGAGCATCGAATTCTTTGGCTGTTGAATAGTCATATATAGAATCGGTCTCGATAACTATTCCATGGCTTCCGCGGACTGTTGAATTTTCGAAACCTGAAGATGTGATTTCCAGACCGCCTCTTCTTAAAAGGTCAATCACAGAAACCGTTTCTATCTCTTCAAACCCTTCGGCTATTAAAATCACGGATTTAATTTCAGTCATTTGAACTCCATTCAAAGTTTCAACCCATCAATTTTGAGACAAGGCTAAAAAGAGCGAATTTGTATAGAACGGCGGAGAGAATAGCCGCCGCCGGAAGCGTCAAAAGCCAGGAAACAATAATTTTTTTCAAAACCCCGTAATCCACGACTCCAAATCCTCTCGCGTATCCGACTCCGACCACTGCGCCTACCACTGCGTGTGTAGAAGATACTGGAAGACCTAGAAATGAGGCGATCATCACAGATGTCGCGGTAGAAATGTCTATTGTGAAGCCCCTTGTGTTGTTCAAAACTGTTATTTTTTCTCCTACTGTTCGCATGACTCTGTATCCAAGAACAGCCACTCCTATGGCTATTCCTATACCTCCTAAAGCAAGAAGATACTTGTTGACGGACACTGGAGTGGAACAGGCAATAATTCCGGATTTGACTATCAGTATTATTATTGATATAGGTCCGATTGCGTTAGCTACGTCGTTTGCTCCGTGTGCAAAAGAAACAAAACAGGAGGTCAAGACCTGGATCTTTTTGAAAACCTTTTCGACGGAATATTCCTCGGTATTTTCAAACTTTATAAACTTTATCAGAATTAATCCAGCTAAGTATGCGGCTATGGCAATGAGAGCAGAAGTGATAAAGGATAATAAAAAACCTTTTGACATAGTCTTTGCAGTGAAAAGCAGCGATAGGACAAAAAAGGAAAGTCCCACGATTACTGGCATGGTTTTAGTGGTTGCGAGGAAAGGATTTTTTTTTCTCAATATGAAAATTGAAATAGCCTTGAAAACCATGAAAGAGAGCAATCCTCCCAAAACGGGGGAGAGAACCCAGGATACGACGATGAAGACAACTTTAAACCAGTTGATAAATTTTACCCCCCCTGCGAGCAACCCAAAACCGATAAGACCTCCGACTATCGAATGGGTTGTAGAAATTGGCATGTCGAATCGTGTCGCTGCAAGAATGAATATTGCCGAAGCAATTATAGCGGAAAAAGCCCCAGCAACAAGGACAGCCGGGTCTGTAAAATTCGTCAGGGGGACAATTCCTTTGCATATCGTCTCGGTGACGGTTTTCCCGAAAAAAAATGCGCCGGAGAACTCGAGGACAGCTGCTATAAATACGGCTTGTTTTATGGTTATTGCTTTTGCTCCTACAGCCGTCGCCATCGAATTCGCAACATCGTTGGCGCCTATGGCAAAAGCAATAATAAAACCTGCGGCTATTGCAGAAATGTATATGACGGTCATCAGCTTTTTATGAATCTCAGGAGAAGTTCTGCGCCGTTCTCCGCGTAATCACCCATTTTCGAGAGTATAATAAGAACACTTTCTATAAAATAAAAGTCCACGGGTTGTATTTCATGTTTTTTTGTGTACAATATTTTCGCTATTTCTATTGACTTCTTGTCGACAAGAGACTCAATCTTTTCGACCTTGAAAACCTCTTCTTTTTCAATTTCAGATTCTTTCGAAGAAAAAGAAAAATAGACAAGAGGTTTAAGAGTTCGAATGGCATTTTCCAGATAATCAACCGCTTTAATGACTTCGTCGAGAAGTTCAAAAATATCAGCAATGAGTTTTTTTTCGAGGGTGACTCTGTTCAGTGAAAGTTTTTTTGCTATGTCTTTCGTTTGGTCGATCAATGTTTCCTGCATGCACAGATAATCAAGGAAATCGCTTTTGTCAAAAGGAATTTTGATGCCTGAAGATATTATCTCACGGATATTGAACTTCAAGTCATCTGCGCGACTTTCGTTGGTGCAGATGACCGCTGAGTGCTCTTCTATGCTTTCACCAGCGAAATATTTCTCGAACATAGGTTTTAGGTGTTTGATTGATTCTTCGAGAAGCTGCGCGTGTTCAACGAGGAGGTTTAATGGTTCGCTCTGGGGAAAAAGTTTTTTGAAAATTGACGTATTCATTTTTTTACTCCAAGATTAAAACTGACTTTCTGGATTCGTTTATTTTAGGTAAAATTGGTGAAAAGTTCAATGTTAAAAAAGGAGACATTTTGAAACCTTTGATTTCAGTGTTTATAATTATGTTTTTATTTTCACATTTATGCGCTTCTTTGTCACAAGATGTCGTCTCTTCTCTTGAAAATGCTGCACCATCTTTTGGCGCTTTGATTGCAAGTTACAGCCTTTCTACAGGCAACACTCCGGGTTTTGGGCATATTTCGTTTTCTCTGGGGATGAGTTTTACGAAGATGAGTGTATCGTCTCCAATCCATGGAATTGAACCATATGAAATTTCTTCACCGTCTTTTCACGGTGAAATTCAAGCCGGAATTTGGAATGGAAGGTATATGCCGATGACAGGAATCAGGCTTTTCAGAACCGCCGTATTAGCCAGGTATGGTATGTATTTTCACCCTTCTGCGGTTGGAAGACCGGCCGAGAATTCATCTTCTTATTATTATTCTTTGGGTTTGAAAATAGGAGTACTGCAGGGAGGTTTACTTTTTCCAGACGCATCATTGAGCGCAATTTATACTGCCACCGACGAAATGGATATTTATTCGATGCCTGTAACAGAGCACGACACTTCGTTTTCAATCTCCGCCAGACCTAAAGTTTTAACAATTTACGCAGATGTCTCCAAAAGACTTTTTTTTATGTGCCCGTATATTGGAATAGGCATGAATTTCACAGACATAGGAGGTGAATTCAGCCTGTATCCTCCTTCGGCGAGTTCAAACATCGAACCTTATTCAAGGGGAGAAGTCGGCGGTTTCGAAAATTCTTATGTGTGGAGGATTGGAAGCGAAATTTCCCTGATGCCGTTTGTCAACCTTGACGCTGAAGCGGGTATGTCAGGAGGAAAATGGACTTTGTCAATCGGAGCAAGAGCCGGTATTTAGATTACGAGCCAAAAAACTTGCACGATTTGTTGTGGTGTTGATAATATTGCATAGCTCAAAAACAATCAATGGAGAGATAATTGAACTCTGAGAATTCAAAGTGGATGAGAATAGTGAACTTCAAGAAAGGATTTCCTTCCAACGATGAATTACTCCAGGCTTCCGTTTTTTCCGGATTCAGTGGAGTTGAAAACATTGCCGAAGGCAGGGTTTATCTTGTAAAAGGTCTGCTGAAATCTGAATTGGAAGAAATCAAATACAGCCTTTTTTGCAACGGATTAACCGACATTATTCTCGAGGAATATTATCCTTTAAGTCTTGGTAAACCGCTCGAGATAGCTTTTTTTCAAGGCGTCATGGATCCAGTCGCGGTAACAATGGAAAAAATTCTTTCGGATTATTTCAAAAAAGAAGTAGAAATCAAAACCAGGAAATTGTTTTTAGTAAAAGGTGATTTTGATAAAAAAATGCTTGTTCAGAAAGTGCTCTCCAACCCCATAATAGAAGAAGAAATACAAGTAGGCTCTTTACCTGAAGAAATCAGTAAGTTCCACAGAACAGTCGTCAACAGATTCAACATATCCGACAAGACTTCAAAGGAACTTCTAAAATTGTCCAAAAACATGGTGCTGAGTTTAAACACGGAAGAGATGATTGCAATCCAGGAATATTATTCAGGGTTGAAAAGATCTCCGACTGATGCTGAAATAGAGACCATTGCCCAAACATGGTCAGAACACTGCGTTCATAAAACCCTTAAAGGTGTTTTTAATTTTGAAGGCGAAGTGATTGATGACCTTTTCAAGAGCACTATCGTCGAAGCGACGAAAAAGATACAAAGAGAAGATTGCGTAAGTGTTTTTAAAGATAACGCAGGTATTGTCTCTATTGACGGTGAAATGGCTTATTGCGTAAAAGTAGAAACTCACAACCACCCTTCAGCTTTAGAACCATACGGAGGAGCTGGAACAGGATTAGGCGGGGTAGTAAGAGACATTCTTGGAACGGGGCTGGGAGCAAAACCTGTCGCCGGAATGGATGTTTTTTGCACTGGAGATCCGTGGAATAATACAGATTCTCTACCTGAAGGGACATTGCATCCCAGAAGAATACTTCAGGGAGTTGTTTCGGGAGTGAGGGATTACGGAAACCGGATAGGAGTGCCCACACTAAGCGGCGCGATTGTTGTCGATCAGGGTTTTATGTGCAACCCTTTGGTGTTTGCCGGATGTATAGGTTTATTACCTGTCAAAGACGCTGAAAAAAGAGTCATACCCGGAGACAGAATTGTTCTCATCGGAGGCAAAACCGGCAGAGACGGGCTTCATGGCGCAACATTTTCGTCAGTTACTTTGGATACAAATTCAGAAAAAAAATCGCAGGGGTCTGTTCAGATCGGAAACCCTATTGAAGAGAAAAAAATAATAGAAGCGGTTCTAAGAATAAGAGAAGAAGGCCTTTTAAACGCCGTCACAGATTGTGGAGCGGGTGGATTGTCTTCCGCTGTTGGGGAAATGGGCGCACAAACAGGGGCTTTGGCGAGGCTCGAAAATGTTCCGCTGAAATACGAATACATATCTCCCTGGGAAATATGGCTAAGCGAATCACAAGAGAGAATGGTTATGGCTGTACCGCTTGAAAACATCGACAGGGTTTTTGAAATTTGTGAACAAGAGGAGACAAATGTCAGTGTCATAGGGGAATTTACCGACACCCAAAAGTTGGAGGTTTTTTACTACGATGAAAAAATAGTGAACCTCGATATGAAGTTTCTCCATGAAGGTGTTCCTAGAAGGCACATACACGCAAAGAGAAAATTTTCACACGAACAAAAATGCGTCAAGGAAAAGCCCTGCGTTGAGAAAACAATTTTAAAACTCTTATCCCTGCCAGATATCGCGAGTAAAGATTGGATTGTAAGGCAGTATGACCATCAAGTTCAGGGAAAAACTGTCAACGGACCTTTTTCGGGAAAAGCTCAAAAATCCCATAGCGACGGATGTTCGTTTTCGGTTGACTACGGTATGGACCATGAAATTGCTATGGGCCTTGGGATAAACGTTCAGTTCGGAAAGTATGATTGCTTCAGGATGGCAACCTTTTCCGTTGAAGAAGCTCTCAGAAACCTCGTATGCGCAGGTGGAAATCCAAAAAAAGCAGTTTTACTCGACAACTTTTCCTGGGGAAGTTCCGAAGATCCTGAAGCAATGGGGGACCTTGTCCTTGCGTGCAGAGCTTGCCATGATTCTTCTCTTGCTTACAGAACCCCTTTTATCAGCGGTAAAGACAGCTTGAACAACACCTACAAAGTGAAAGACAAAACCGTGAGTATTCCCCCAACTCTCCTGATAACGGCAGTTGCCGTTAAAGACAGAAAAACTCCCTTGAATGTCTTTTCATCCGAGGGAGATTCTGTTTTTCTCATAGGCCCCGACCCCAAAGGTCTAAAAGGGGGAGCTTTGGAGAGGATAACAGGTCCTTTGGGGAGTTCTCTACCGGATATTGACTTTGAGCTTTCGAGGGAAGTTATCGGATGGATTCACGATAATCTCGAAAAGTTTTCTTCGATTCACGATGTGTCCGACGGAGGGTTGGCTGTATGCCTCTCCGAAATGGCAATCGGGAGCAATCTCGGGGTTTTCATTAAAATACCAAAGGAAACTGATGAAATTGAGTACCTTTTTTCCGAGTCACCGAGCAGATTCGTAGTGACTATCAAGGAAAATAGCGAAATGAATTTTCTAAATGGAATAAAGGCGACCAAACTGGGAGTTGTTGAGAAAAAACCGGTGTTGACGATTTTGGGTTCCAGTTCAGAAATCCAAATTGGTGTTGACGAAATGGAGAAGGCGTATTTTTCCAAAAGACTATAAAAAAATTGCAATAATCCAGGCGCCCGGAACAAATTGCGACGCGGAAACATTTTATTGTGTTTTTAAGTCGGGTTTTGATCCAGTCAAAGTCAAACTTCGGGATTGTATCTATTCCAGTGATCTTTTTAGTGAAATCCGGGGATTGATATTTCCTGGCGGGTTCACTTACGGTGATTATTTGGGGTCAGGTGTAATATTCTCTTTTATCGTCAAGACGAAATTGGAAGACACGCTGAATGATTTTATAAGGAGGAAAGGTAAAATACTCGGTATATGCAATGGATTTCAAATACTCGCCAGGCTTTCAATATTGCCCTTTCCGGGAAAAAGCCCTTCTATGTCTCTTGAAGAAAACGAAAGGGGAAGGTTTGAATGCAGGTGGGTGCCGATCAAAAAACACGACTCTAAGATCCAGACTTTTAGAGAGTTGCCAGGTAAATTTCATCTGCCTGTAGCTCACATGGAGGGAAGGGTCGTTTTCAAAGACGATAATTCATTGGAAAAAATCATCGCTGGAGACCAGATAGTCTTCAGTTATGGCGAAGGCGGCGAAAATGTCAAGTATCCTCAAAATCCTAACGGTTCGATAATGTCCATAGCCGGAGTGACCGATCCGACAGGTTCGGTCCTGGGGCTGATGCCTCATCCGGAAAGATTTCTTGATAAAAATCAATACCCTTTCGAGGATTGGAGATTTGAAGAACCTCTGGGGGTGACTTTCATGAAAATGTTTTTCAAGAACGCGGAGGAATAATGTCCGAATACCCTTTTTCTGAAGTTGAAAAAAAGATACAGCAAAAATGGGAAGAAAATGAAGTTTTTAAAACGAAAGAAAACCCCCAAAAAAAATATTATGTCCTCGAAATGTTCGCCTATCCTTCGGGCGACCTCCACGTCGGACACCTGAGAAATTACGTTATAGTCGATTTGCTCGCTCGTTATTATGCTCAGAACGGATTCGACGTTCTTCATCCTGTGGGATGGGATGCGTTCGGACTCCCGGCTGAAGAAGCCGCCATCAAAAAAGGGATACACCCCCTCAAGTGGACTAAGTCAAATGTTGAAAAATCAAAAAATACTCTAAAATCGATCGGCATAGGTTATGATTGGAACACTGAAATAATGACCTGTTCACCCGATTATTACAAATGGACGCAATGGATTTTTTTGAAACTTTATGAAAACGGTCTGGCTTATCAGGACACCTCTCTGGTCAACTGGTGCCCTAAATGCCAAACTGTCCTCGCTAACGAACAGGTTGAAGGCGGTAGGTGCTGGCGTTGTCACTCCGAGGTCACCAAAAGAGACCTCAAACAGTGGTTTTTTAAGATAACCCAATACGCGCAACAACTCTTGGACGATTTGGTAACCTTAAAGGGAAAATGGCCGGAGCAGGTAATAACTGCGCAGAAAAACTGGATAGGCAGAAGCGAAGGCGCAGAGATAGATTTTTCGGTTATTGGGAAAGATATCAAGCTCAGGGTATTTACTACCAGGCCTGACACTCTTTGGGGTGTTACTTTCGCTGCGATAGCTCCCGAACACAAAAAAATCCGAGAGATAATTTCAGATTCCCCTAAGCTTAAAGATGTTGAAAATTATATCAATAAATCAGTATTGAAAACTGAAATAGAGAGAATTTCCACCGCTGAAGAGAAAACCGGGATCTATTCCGGCATAGACCTTGAACATCCGATGACAGGCGAAAAAATACCTTTGTTTGTTTGCGATTACGTTCTCGCATCTTACGGTACAGGCGTTGTAATGGGTGTTCCCGCTCACGATTCGAGAGATTTTGCTTTTGCGAAAAAGCATGGTATCGCTGCTATACGGGTAATCATGCCTTCGGCGGGTGTTTCAAATGAAATTACCGAAGCGTTCACTGATTACGGGATACTCGAGAACAGTGGAGAATTTTCTGGGATGACTTCCGAAGAAGCGATTCCGGAGATTATCAAAAATCTCGAAAATCAAAAAAAAGGAAATAGGAGAATTAATTTCAAACTTCACGACTGGTTAGTCAGCAGGCAAAGGTACTGGGGCGCACCAATACCCATGATTCACTGTGAAAAATGCGGTGTAGTGCCTGTACCGGAAGAAGACCTACCTGTTTTGCTGCCTGAAAACGTAGAAGAATACACACCAAAGGGTAAATCGGTTTTAGCGGCTGTGGATTCTTACATAAACGTTAAATGTCCCAAGTGCGGCGCCGCCGCGAAAAGAGACCCCGACACACTCGACACCTTTGTCGATTCTTCATGGTATCAGTTCAGATACCCCGACTCTAAAAACGATTCAGAACTGATAAACCCGAAAAAAGCGGCAAAATGGCTTCCTATTGACAAGTATGTCGGCGGTATAGAACACGCGACCGGTCATTTGATTTATTTCAGGTTCATAACAAAGGTACTCAATAGATTAGGAATAGTACCGTGTTCAGAACCCGCACTTCAATTGTTCAACCATGGCATGGTCTGCGGAGCGGACGGTTCTGTCATGTCAAAATCAAAAGGAAACGGAGTAGAAGCCGGGCAATTTGTCCTGAATTACGGAGCAGATGTATGCAGGGTGAACACTCTTTTCTTGGCTCCTCCCGGTAAAGATGCTATTTGGAGCGAGCAGGGGGTTTCGGGTGCCAAGAGATTCTTGGACAGGATTTGGAGGCTTGGAGAGAAGTATTCTGCAGGAATTTCCAAAACCCGGATTACCGCTGAAGAGGAGAAAAATATCCGAAGGTCAATGAACATGACCGTAAAAAAAGTCACCGAAGACATTGAAAACTGGAGCTTCAACACGGCGATAGCTTCGATGATGGAATTTGTCAACGATCTCGTCCCGTTGGAAGATTGCTCCTCTCAAATTTACAGAGAAGCTTTTGAAAATTTAATTAGACTGCTCGCGCCTTTCGCGCCGCATATAGCAGAAGAACTTTGGGAGATGTCAGGTATGACAGGTTTTGTTGCAGATTCCGGATGGCCATGTTTCGATACACAATACTTGCAGCCTGAAAACGAAGAAATCGCGGTTCAGGTGAATGGAAAATTGAGAGACGTCCTGGTTTTACCCCATGAAGTGGATGAAGAAACAGCTTTCAGAGCCGCGTTTGAATCTCCAAAGGTAAAAAACCATGTAGATGGCAGAAACATAATGAAAAAGATTTTTGTGCCTCACAGGATGATAAGCATTGTCATCAAATGAAAAAAAGTTTCGGGTTGGTTTATATAGCCTGTTTTTTTGTGCGGCTTTTTTGTCTTCTTGTTCTAAAGACAGTATCTCAGAATCGAACAGCAGATGGGGTGTGAACGGAACTGTCATCGGAATGAAGATATCTTCTTCCGAAAAGGGTATGTTATCATGGACTCTGGAGTCCGATAGCCTTGTATCCTGGACGGACGACACAAACGATGTTTACGGTATAAAACTCTTCTTTTTTGATGCATCGGGAGGTTTAAGTTCGACGATTGCTGCAGATTC
This genomic stretch from candidate division WOR-3 bacterium harbors:
- a CDS encoding thiamine diphosphokinase, with translation MKICISLSGENTKKTPEVAHASDIVIASDGGYDKLAIYGIIPDYFIGDNDSSSLEVPEKTKKIIFPSEKDFSDAELSVDFALSFHPEKIYLVNALGKRPDHYFSNLSLLFKKPQVIEIVDDEWSISAVSGPCEITLKGNFKDKIFSIFPFGENIKGLSLKGFQYEVINTDIRLGSRGLSNVFTSDTAEVSLREGISLIFVQK
- a CDS encoding DJ-1/PfpI family protein, with the protein product MTEIKSVILIAEGFEEIETVSVIDLLRRGGLEITSSGFENSTVRGSHGIVIETDSIYDYSTAKEFDALIFPGGLKAVQTLAKSQSILDLVNYFYSEKKNIAAICAAPLILDRAGILQGKSFTCHPSVKSQIHSGSYSDSRICLDGSILTSQGPGTVFDFALSILEKFKNKILADEVAGSSLIK
- a CDS encoding inorganic phosphate transporter is translated as MTVIYISAIAAGFIIAFAIGANDVANSMATAVGAKAITIKQAVFIAAVLEFSGAFFFGKTVTETICKGIVPLTNFTDPAVLVAGAFSAIIASAIFILAATRFDMPISTTHSIVGGLIGFGLLAGGVKFINWFKVVFIVVSWVLSPVLGGLLSFMVFKAISIFILRKKNPFLATTKTMPVIVGLSFFVLSLLFTAKTMSKGFLLSFITSALIAIAAYLAGLILIKFIKFENTEEYSVEKVFKKIQVLTSCFVSFAHGANDVANAIGPISIIILIVKSGIIACSTPVSVNKYLLALGGIGIAIGVAVLGYRVMRTVGEKITVLNNTRGFTIDISTATSVMIASFLGLPVSSTHAVVGAVVGVGYARGFGVVDYGVLKKIIVSWLLTLPAAAILSAVLYKFALFSLVSKLMG
- a CDS encoding DUF47 family protein; protein product: MNTSIFKKLFPQSEPLNLLVEHAQLLEESIKHLKPMFEKYFAGESIEEHSAVICTNESRADDLKFNIREIISSGIKIPFDKSDFLDYLCMQETLIDQTKDIAKKLSLNRVTLEKKLIADIFELLDEVIKAVDYLENAIRTLKPLVYFSFSSKESEIEKEEVFKVEKIESLVDKKSIEIAKILYTKKHEIQPVDFYFIESVLIILSKMGDYAENGAELLLRFIKS
- the purL gene encoding phosphoribosylformylglycinamidine synthase subunit PurL, with translation MNSENSKWMRIVNFKKGFPSNDELLQASVFSGFSGVENIAEGRVYLVKGLLKSELEEIKYSLFCNGLTDIILEEYYPLSLGKPLEIAFFQGVMDPVAVTMEKILSDYFKKEVEIKTRKLFLVKGDFDKKMLVQKVLSNPIIEEEIQVGSLPEEISKFHRTVVNRFNISDKTSKELLKLSKNMVLSLNTEEMIAIQEYYSGLKRSPTDAEIETIAQTWSEHCVHKTLKGVFNFEGEVIDDLFKSTIVEATKKIQREDCVSVFKDNAGIVSIDGEMAYCVKVETHNHPSALEPYGGAGTGLGGVVRDILGTGLGAKPVAGMDVFCTGDPWNNTDSLPEGTLHPRRILQGVVSGVRDYGNRIGVPTLSGAIVVDQGFMCNPLVFAGCIGLLPVKDAEKRVIPGDRIVLIGGKTGRDGLHGATFSSVTLDTNSEKKSQGSVQIGNPIEEKKIIEAVLRIREEGLLNAVTDCGAGGLSSAVGEMGAQTGALARLENVPLKYEYISPWEIWLSESQERMVMAVPLENIDRVFEICEQEETNVSVIGEFTDTQKLEVFYYDEKIVNLDMKFLHEGVPRRHIHAKRKFSHEQKCVKEKPCVEKTILKLLSLPDIASKDWIVRQYDHQVQGKTVNGPFSGKAQKSHSDGCSFSVDYGMDHEIAMGLGINVQFGKYDCFRMATFSVEEALRNLVCAGGNPKKAVLLDNFSWGSSEDPEAMGDLVLACRACHDSSLAYRTPFISGKDSLNNTYKVKDKTVSIPPTLLITAVAVKDRKTPLNVFSSEGDSVFLIGPDPKGLKGGALERITGPLGSSLPDIDFELSREVIGWIHDNLEKFSSIHDVSDGGLAVCLSEMAIGSNLGVFIKIPKETDEIEYLFSESPSRFVVTIKENSEMNFLNGIKATKLGVVEKKPVLTILGSSSEIQIGVDEMEKAYFSKRL
- the purQ gene encoding phosphoribosylformylglycinamidine synthase I; protein product: MLTKWRRRIFPKDYKKIAIIQAPGTNCDAETFYCVFKSGFDPVKVKLRDCIYSSDLFSEIRGLIFPGGFTYGDYLGSGVIFSFIVKTKLEDTLNDFIRRKGKILGICNGFQILARLSILPFPGKSPSMSLEENERGRFECRWVPIKKHDSKIQTFRELPGKFHLPVAHMEGRVVFKDDNSLEKIIAGDQIVFSYGEGGENVKYPQNPNGSIMSIAGVTDPTGSVLGLMPHPERFLDKNQYPFEDWRFEEPLGVTFMKMFFKNAEE
- a CDS encoding leucine--tRNA ligase → MSEYPFSEVEKKIQQKWEENEVFKTKENPQKKYYVLEMFAYPSGDLHVGHLRNYVIVDLLARYYAQNGFDVLHPVGWDAFGLPAEEAAIKKGIHPLKWTKSNVEKSKNTLKSIGIGYDWNTEIMTCSPDYYKWTQWIFLKLYENGLAYQDTSLVNWCPKCQTVLANEQVEGGRCWRCHSEVTKRDLKQWFFKITQYAQQLLDDLVTLKGKWPEQVITAQKNWIGRSEGAEIDFSVIGKDIKLRVFTTRPDTLWGVTFAAIAPEHKKIREIISDSPKLKDVENYINKSVLKTEIERISTAEEKTGIYSGIDLEHPMTGEKIPLFVCDYVLASYGTGVVMGVPAHDSRDFAFAKKHGIAAIRVIMPSAGVSNEITEAFTDYGILENSGEFSGMTSEEAIPEIIKNLENQKKGNRRINFKLHDWLVSRQRYWGAPIPMIHCEKCGVVPVPEEDLPVLLPENVEEYTPKGKSVLAAVDSYINVKCPKCGAAAKRDPDTLDTFVDSSWYQFRYPDSKNDSELINPKKAAKWLPIDKYVGGIEHATGHLIYFRFITKVLNRLGIVPCSEPALQLFNHGMVCGADGSVMSKSKGNGVEAGQFVLNYGADVCRVNTLFLAPPGKDAIWSEQGVSGAKRFLDRIWRLGEKYSAGISKTRITAEEEKNIRRSMNMTVKKVTEDIENWSFNTAIASMMEFVNDLVPLEDCSSQIYREAFENLIRLLAPFAPHIAEELWEMSGMTGFVADSGWPCFDTQYLQPENEEIAVQVNGKLRDVLVLPHEVDEETAFRAAFESPKVKNHVDGRNIMKKIFVPHRMISIVIK